The proteins below are encoded in one region of Sminthopsis crassicaudata isolate SCR6 chromosome 1, ASM4859323v1, whole genome shotgun sequence:
- the FSBP gene encoding fibrinogen silencer-binding protein, with protein MVGKARSSNFTLSEKLDLLKLVRPYVKILEEHTNKHSVIVEKNKCWDIIADKYNAVGVDRPPRTAQGLRTLYKRLKEYAKQELLQQRETLLLDHRSSISEPTKKVMEMIPQISSVCLGRDKSYIQSANVDKEAHAGTSLPQVMLDHHPVAITVEFDQEDIKPPPSLILDFQQNETLEQREEHELVHVMERASPSLSSVDTRMTLSPSSLPRRDEFFRHESGEHFRPLFGHDPQILQMIKEEHQVILENQRKFGLYVQEKRDGLKRRQQLEEELLKAKIKVEKLRAIRLRRDLPEYNSV; from the exons ATGGTTGGAAAGGCTAGATCTTCTAATTTTACCTTATCAGAAAAGCTTGATTTGCTAAAGCTGGTGAGGCCATATGTTAAAATTCTTGAAGAACACACTAATAAACATTCAGTAATAGTGGAAAAGAACAAATGCTGGGATATCATAGCAGATAAATATAATGCTGTTGGAGTAGATCGCCCTCCTCGTACAGCACAAGGCCTGCGTACCCTCTATAAAAGGCTCAAAGAATACGCCAAACAGGAGCTCTTGCAGCAAAGGGAGACTCTGTTGTTAGATCATAGGAGCAGTATTTCTGAGCCAACCAAGAAAGTTATGGAAATGATTCCTCAGATTTCCAGTGTGTGCCTAGGAAGAGACAAGAGCTATATACAAAG TGCAAACGTGGATAAGGAAGCTCATGCAGGTACCAGTTTGCCACAGGTGATGTTGGATCACCATCCTGTTGCTATTACAGTGGAATTCGACCAAGAAGATATTAAACCACCTCCTTCACTAATTCTAGATTTTCAACAGAATGAGACATTAGAGCAAAGAGAAGAACATGAACTGGTCCATGTTATGGAGAGAGCTTCACCTTCACTTTCCTCTGTTGATACAAGAATGACATTATCACCATCTTCTCTTCCAAGGAGAGATGAATTTTTTAGACATGAAAGTGGAGAACATTTTAGACCATTATTTGGACATGATCCACAAATATTACAAATGATCAAGGAGGAGCATCAGGTAATtttagaaaatcaaagaaaatttggACTCTATGTTCAAGAAAAAAGGGATGGATTAAAGAGAAGGCAGCAGCTTGAGGAAGAGCTtctaaaagcaaaaatcaaagtGGAGAAACTGAGAGCAATACGCCTAAGACGGGATCTTCCTGAATACAACAGTGtctaa